The genomic DNA gttcacttaaatggtcaccgaatggcgtagattcaaaagttgacgctttaggcccctctattgcgcaaacttgcgcatctcatcatttaattgcattgaagcctcatctaatccatattaggcattcttgaaggtattattaaacatcacgatgcttcgggtccGCCAAAAAGTCATTCAGAGGTATATTTatacatattgacacttttagcccctctaacttgcaaaattgcgcgtaactttacttataggcataaaaaccttagttggccgttacttggcattcccgagagtataattaaatatcatgaagctcccggttggttaaaaggtcactcacaggtaagaattaacatgttgacgtttttaacccttcattgcgcaaactttcaattaattacgcaaacggctacactttatcatcaagtggcacatttgtgaatatcaccatcgtgagaggttatttagaaacttattttaggtatgctaacacttccagtcctttcaagatcaagttttcgatttttcgaaaaatttagtccctaaatttcactgtttgacttcattagggtttattacacgtttCAATAcctcattggacgtgattttacgaggtgtcaCAGTCAGACTCCTTGGGATTCCGGTCATGTCTCCGTGTTGGAATGCGAAGACGTCTATGTTGAGGATGAGCAACTCTTTGAGGGTACTTTTGCATTTATCACTGAGGTGGCTGCCCACCTTTACTGTTTGTTCTGGAAATCTGTCACAGAGAGCCCACTCTTCGATTccttctttttgggttttctcGGCCACTTCTCCCTCCGAGACTGGGGATATTACTTCGTAGGAGGACTTCACCCAGGCCAAACCCTTGGGTGGTTGAAATACCAAGGCTCCATGAGGGGTTGAGGCTTGTGCTTGTAAATCCCCAATCCCTGACCTGCCTAGAATCGCATTGTACTTGGAAGGTGCTCGGACCACGATGAAGGTGAAGGTTATGGTCCGGACATGGTCTCCTACCCCAACAGTGAACGGGAGTCTAATCTTCCCTAGGGGATGGGAGACGCTGTTGTTGAAACCAACCAGAGAGATCGAGTCTTCTTCCAATTTGTCCCTGACATCCCTATCGAACCTCAGAAAACAGTGTTCATATATTACCTCTACCCCACTCCCTCCGTCCACATGTATCCTGGCCACCTTGTGACCGGCGATGATGGCTGAGATGTTGAGAGAGAGCCTTTGTACTTCATGCTCCTCTAGGTGTGGCATTAGTACGGGGGCCATCATACGATCCGGGGGGCAGCACTCGGGCCTTGACACTTCTGGTGGGGTCATACTCATCTCTCCTTCTAATCATATCCACATATGCCCTTTCCGGCTCCTTCGTGTCCTTCCCCTTCcgataacccccccccccttccttGATTTCTTTGACTAAGTGTGCCAGCTTACCCGTTTTTACCACAGCTTCTATTTCTCTTTTCAAGTACATACAATCGTCGGTTTTATGGCCATAGCCCTTGTGGAAGTCACAATATTCATTTGGCTGAGCCTTCGGTCCTGGCTTTATGGGGGGTGGCTTGGGGAAGGAGCTCTTTACCCTTTCTGTAGCCAATATTTCGCTCAGAGTTTTTGTAAGAGGAGTAAAACTGTCCGAATAAGGTGCCAGCCCCCTACCTCGAGGTCTATACGGGGAGTATGTTGGCTTTACCCTGTCATGCAGCATTTTATCGAAATTTGATTTTCGGGGATACGGTGTACCTTTTTCGGGAGGCATTGGTGTGGGGTTGGCTCTTCGGGCCGGGACATCCATCTCCTTGGCCTTGCTAACTGTATCTTTTCCCCTGACGAAGGCTCTGACTCAATCCATAAGATTGTCAAACATGGGTAGGAATTACTCACCCAGTTTTTCACACAGTTGTGCATGCTTCAGCCCGTTGATGAAGCTGCTGATCTTCATGACTTCTGGGACATCCTTGATGTTCATGCTTTCTTTAACAAATCTCTCCATGTATTGGTCTACGCGCTCGTTGTCCCGTTGCCTTATGTGCATGATCTCGTTAAGGTTTTTTATCACCTTCCTTTGCTGACTGAAGTTTCTCAGGAACTTCTCGCTCAGCTCCTCGTAACTGTCTATTCCCCCAGGAGGAAGGCTATCAAACCAAAGCCTGGCTCCTTCTGTTAGGGTTTGCACGAACATATGGCACCAAACAGGCATGGGCCATCGTCCCAGTTGTCCTGCACCTTTGAAGGCATGTAGGTGATCCTCTGGGTCCCTTGTTCCATCATATCTGTCGAAATTCAGGGGTAGCTTGAGCTTCGGGGGCATGGGGGCCTCGGCAATTCTTTTTGGTAAACTTTGAGACCTCAGCTAGGTCTCGAGGTAAATAAGGCTGGTCCAAACCGCTGTCGTCTCGATTCTCTTTTTCTTTTCCCTTCAGCCCTTCTCCTTTTATGAAGTTCTCCCTTTCTTCTGACGTCATTTGCCTTAGGGCTGTCATGAAGGTTTCTAGGGGATCAGAGCAATCGTTCTTGTAAACTTTGAGACCTCAGCTAGGTCTCGAGGTAAATAAGGCTGGTCCAAACCGCTGTCGTCTCGATTCTCTTTTTCTTTTCCCTTCAGCCCCTCTCCTTTTATGAAGTTCTCCCTTTCTTCTGACGTCATTTGCCTTAGGGCTGTCATGAAGGTTTCTAGGGGATCAGAGCAATCGTTCTTGTCCTGTGGGAAAGTCTCTCCCTTGCTAGGTGGTGTATCGAAGGACAACCTGGCCTTGAGGCTCTCAAGCTTCTCCTGTCTCTCTAAGTCCTCAATATGCTTCTTCAGCTCTTCTTTGTGCATAGAAACAAAGTCCGAGGTGATGGTGCTTTCTTTCTCCAAGATCCCCGTCTGattttcattttcttcttcatggGTGATGTCTTCCACTAAGACCGCATCGTTGGTCCCATGTACCGTCTGGATGGTTCGTTAACTAGGAGGTGTTGCCATGCCGCCTTTTTTGGATGATGGGTTGTTACAACGCTGATGGTTTTTTAAGTGGGAGAAGCAGCCGGACTGacgtcccacggatggcgccaatgtcaaATCCCCAAATCACTGATGACGTCCAAGGGGTCTCTGCTGACGTTGTAATGCCCCAACCTTCATCTTCTACAAAAAAAgaaaaccgttagcctcgtcatgGAGGgccccgggagggggatccgtgaccaagcttcggcgtgagaataagtaaacttgccAGAAATAAACGAGAAGCCTATTCCGACGAGGATGATTGCCGGAATATTCTCTGTGGTGTGGATTCCGATAAACTGGTTATTATGTGGGAATTTAATGAGAGTGTATCATGGTCGGAATAAATGAGATTATCTCCTCACTTCAACATCATATATTCAAGGTAAGATTCTCAGTTCTTAACCCTGATATGAACTTTTAGGGtttgtttgttttcaattttagcGAGATCCTCAATTTAGGAGTTCAGTTTTATTTGAAATTCTTgattttgtgtttctttttttttttttttgattttctgaTGTTAGTGTGTTTCTGTTTTAGGATTTTGAAGCTATGATGAAATACTACCAGTGTttttatttgaatattatttaTCCATATTTTGATGTTAGTGTGTTTCTCTTTGATACTACCAGTTGGTACTCATATTCTTTATATGTTTTTaacattattttaatttattataataTTGATATAGTAAAAAGGTTAGaattaaatgcccggatagtccctgtggtgtgaccttttttcacctttagtccctaactttctaaaattacaactatagtccccaactttttcaaTTTCGTTCCCGAATGGTCCCTGACACGGATGGAGGT from Helianthus annuus cultivar XRQ/B chromosome 7, HanXRQr2.0-SUNRISE, whole genome shotgun sequence includes the following:
- the LOC110892349 gene encoding uncharacterized protein LOC110892349; this encodes MPPKLKLPLNFDRYDGTRDPEDHLHAFKGAGQLGRWPMPVWCHMFVQTLTEGARLWFDSLPPGGIDSYEELSEKFLRNFSQQRKVIKNLNEIMHIRQRDNERVDQYMERFVKESMNIKDVPEVMKISSFINGLKHAQLCEKLGE